A segment of the Malaclemys terrapin pileata isolate rMalTer1 chromosome 1, rMalTer1.hap1, whole genome shotgun sequence genome:
ggagccggccctgtctggtcTGTGGCTGAGGTTTTCATGCCTGCTAGGAGTGTGCAGCCAAATCCCCCTGTCAGCTTTTAACCCAGTGTCCCAGGGGCTCAGAAGGGATGATGGGGCAAGGGGTGGTTCTGTTTACTTGTAGATGGCAAAGGATCAGTTCGATACTGTGGAAGAGGCTCATTTTAACAAACCAAAATAACTAGCACCTTCCTGCCCACCTTGTCGGTACCCAGCACCTGCAGGAGACAGTGCCCAATGCTGGCCCTGCACCCGTGCAGAAGGAAACAACTGAGAAGAGCCCTGCATCCTGCCAGCCAATggaggaggtgctgggcaccGGAGAGGCACCAGAGTGGAGCACATGGGCACTTGTATGGGAGGTGCTAACAAAGCTGCATCTCAGAGCTGAACACTGAACACTCGGCCTGGGCCTGGGAGCCCGAGTGAAAGCGAGTCTGGCTATGGCGCTTTGGCCCAGCCGGGCTGTGTCCTGGCCTGCTTTTGGCCAAGCACCTGGACCCTCTCTGTTTGGCAGCAGCTAGGACCCTCCCCCTGAGCGAGTACCAGACAGTGCATGGCCCAGGGCCAAACCGCTACCCATGGCTAGCTTAGCTGGCTTCCCGCTtaatgtgctggcttttgtgcatTGCATTGTAAGACACTTCTCTTTCCCATTCAGTGAGAGCTGGGTGCCTGACTACCTTGTGGTAAGTGTCAGCCAGTGCATccatcttagggtgaccagacagcaagtgtgaaaaatcgggacaaggggtggggggtaataggagcctatataagaaaaagatcccaaaattTGGACTGTCtccaataaaatcaggacatctggtcaccctagtccatcTTGTGCCCTGGCTAAGGACCGAGAGGTGCAGGGAGTGCTCTGTCTGGTCTGGCCCTTTCCCACAGAGACAACAGTCACTCTGAGAAAGGGGTGAGGCCTTTCCCCGATGATGGGGCCTGAGGttcagaaggggagggggagatcacCCCTGTAAACCTGGCAGGGTCTGTGCATAGTTCGGGGCTGCCTCTCCTGAGCCATCCTCTGGTGTTTTCCTGCAGAAGTATCCGAGAATGTGTACGAGGCGGATGATGCTGGGCTTTCTGCTGTGGCTCTGTACGATTACCAAGGAGGTGAGTCTGTCTGCTTGgcctggggagcaggggaagggggtgatCTGCCTGTATGGGAAGATGTGGGAGGAGTCAGCCTGGATCGCCtgtaggggaaggggagggtctgCAGGTTCTCCCTGAATAACGATGTGATATTAACCTCCTGCTTCAAGGCCTCAGCCATTCTCTAGCTATGAGGGCACGTcacacttagggttgccaaccgtctaatcacacaaacccaaacactcttgccctgccccgaggccccgcctctgcccccttctctgaggccccgccccgctcactccatccctcgtccctccgtcgctcactctcccccaccctcaggggcttggggtgcaggagggggtgtgggctctgggctagggctgaggggtttggagtgtgggaggaggctccaggctgagcctggggcatggggttggggtgcaggagggggtgcaggatgcaagctctgggagggagtttaggtgctggaaggggctcagggttggggcagggggttgaggtgcaggaggagatgggaggggtgtgggctttggcCAGGTGtcacttacctcgggcggctcccaggctccctacctgccctggccccgtgccgctcccagaagcggctgacatgtccctgcggcccctgggggagggtcagggggctctgtgtgctgcctgttCCCCGAGCGCCgactctacagctcccattggccgggaactgcagccaatgggagctgtgggcacggagcctgccttagccccactgcaccgcagACTGGGAGCCACCCGAAGTAAGCAGGACCAGGgtgctctgcgcactgccccttcCACGTGCtgttcccagaagtggccagcatgtccctgcactgcccctgcctgtaggcaccgcccctgcttgcaggcactgcccccgcagctcccattggctgcagttcccagccaatgggagctgcagagtcggtgCTCTGGGTgcgggcagcgcgcagagccccctgccccaccgcaggaatgtgctggctgctgctgggagcggcacacagccagggcaggctgggacCCTGCCTTACCCCCGCTGCACTaccggacttttagcggcctaaaaTCTCCTTGTTTGGCTTTAGTAGCCTCCGGGAGagagagcctgattctgggagactcccagcGAAAAAGGGAGGGTTGGCAGCCCTAGTCACACTGCAATCCAAGACCcgtggcaccaagtctcagagcgcGGGTCAGTTGACTCAAgttagcagggctcaggcagtggGCCTAAatattgcagagtagacattcaggcctgggctgaagcctgagctctgagactcaccCCCCTTGCTCAAGGCTGAACATAtaaactgcaatttttagccccccagcccgagccccatgagcctgagtcagctgacttgggccagccATTGCTGTGctgcaggtctttgattgcagtatagacgtacccttagagaccagaatgagacctaatgtggggcagagtaccccagccctgcttctgccCTGTTCTTGTGCactcctctgaggcatctggtaccagccactgACAGAGCCTGATACCAAACTAGATGGGccgtgggtctgatccagtccgTCATTTCCTATGGTCCTATGCTGCgatgggacactgaggaaggggaggtggggggaaccaCTGGTGTGGGATGTAAGTGGAGAGGAAGGGAGACCTGCCAGGATGTGGCAGTGGCCTCTGCTGTACTCCCCATGGGGtaatttccccacacacacaccctccccaagGTGTCTTTGCCCCCAGGAGCAAATTGCATTGTGCCTCTTTTTCCACTTTCATTTTTGCAGAAGGTGACGATGAAATTTCCTTTGACCCCAATGACACCATCACTCACATCGAGATAGTGGACGAGGGCTGGTGGCGGGGGCATTGCCATGGCAAAGTTGGCCTCTTTCCAGCTAATTATGTGAAGCTACTTCAGTGAGACCTGCCATTGCCCGAACCCCTCTGCCTCTTACTGCTTCAGCGCTTTATGTGTAGCTAGGGCCGGGTTACAGTGAGCAACTCGGCTCAGCCCAGCACACCTGCGTGAGAGAGAAACTAACATGAAATGACAAATAGGATCCCGGGGGGCAGGCTGGCCAatgtgggagtggggggtgggtgggtaaatAATGaggcatggggcctttcccctcttggAGGTGCTGGTTTCAATCCAGCCCCAGCGTTGGGGCACTGGCtgcctcaggggagtggggaatAGGATACGGGACCTTTCCCTATAGGTTCTCATGCTAGCCAGATCAACCCTTGGCTAGCAATCAGCAAAGTCTTCCGCATGCACTGGCCTCTCTTACCTGTGTGGTGGGCTTAGCCCAATTCCAGGTGCACCTGTATCTGTGTAACAGAAACCGTCCCATGGACGACAGCCATCCCAAAGACCAAGAGCAGAATATGCCATGAGGAACGACGTACTCATAACACTCCGAGGGGTTCAGCTCAGGCCAGGGTAAGGCACAACGGCAAGTAGGAGAGGGAGGCTTGAGATTTTGCTGCCTGGGGGTAAACAGGACTTCAGCCTCCAGGGTGGGGAACTGGGAACCTTTCATTTGCACTAATCTCACCAAGTTCTCCTGCGTTGAAAGTGTGATTTTGGCTGTAACATGCTGTTCCATTCAATGGGAGATGCCTGTGCAGAGGCAGACAATAAAGGAGAATCTTACTAAGGCCTTAGACTTCCTGCCTTTTGTTCCTCTGTCCGGTGAAACTGTTGCTGGATACCGCGTCCAGTTCTGGGGGTCAAGCCTTTGAAAAGGATATTGGAACCAttagaaagggttcagagaagcacGAGCCGAGTCTGGGAACAGGCCTTAAAGTGAGACACTAAAGGGTGTTACCTAGTTAGTGTACCAAAAAAGAaggttgagaggtgacttgagcATGAGCTAGAAGGTCTGATAGCAGAGAGCCGTTTAACGAAGCAGACACGGGCAGAACAAGAGCTAATGCACAGGGGTAATAGAACATTTCTACTTGGAAAATAAACTCTTTagagtgagtgtaattaaccattgggacatgGGCCCTGGGATGTAGTAAATTGTCCATCAGTTGGAGTCTTTGAATCAAGCTTGGAGTCCTCTCTGAGTCAGTCTAGTTCAACCGCAAGTTTTTGGGCTGGAGAcaagaatcactgggtgaaattctctggtctgcattaggcaggaggtcagaccaggtAATTGGCCTTAAATCTGTGGATCTAGGGCCAGGTTACCTGCCGCCAGAGGTGGGGGACGGAGTGGGGTGCCAATGGGATGTGAACCCCACGTGCTATTATTAGCAAGCTGCGCTGTAACAGCCCCCCAGCTGAACTGTGTGTGTAACCCCAGCTGGGGCAGCTCAGCGAGGACTGGCGCCTGAAACAcaagcacctcccccacccagctctccagctTGCAGGAGTGGGGGCAAAGGGGCACAAGCTGCAGTATCCCTCGAGTGGGGGCCGCCTGCTACCTCAGTACACCTACTCACCCCGAGGGCTGAGGtgtggctggggaaagggctgtggagggggaccagagagcaagtgtgaaaaatcaggatggggagggagggggcaatagggtcctatataagacaaagcccctaatatcgggatGATGCTGAtattatcgggacatctggtcaccctagggccatggccccatctaccccctccccagctcctcggCATGATTAGCATGTGTCGCTGACCCTTTTATGTAcacagtgggagagggaggtgcCTTGTGTCCCATTGGCAAGAGCCAGGGCTAATATGGCCCTTGGCACCAAGCCCTGAGCTCCAtactcccattgaaagcaatgtaaaactgaGTCAGGGCCTAAGTCTAACCTCCCAGAGCCCTTCCATCCCTGTGTCTCATCCTTCCAACCCCTTTAGAGCCCACCCACCAACCCCAGTGACCACAGCACATGCACCAGTTCTGGGAGCCTGTACTGGGATTTGTTAAAGTACATCTGCAGTGTGCCCACCCTGGGGTTGGCCTGTTACACGAGAGAGAGCTGGGTAACTCTCACAGCTTGCCCCAAGCCCAATGCACAACAGGGTGCAGGGAATGGATTGAACTGGAGTAGGGTAGGAGTAATGTGTGAGCCATTTCTTTTGATCGTATACAAAGAAATCCAATACAAGTCCTTCTGTTAAAGAGCAAACAGACTCatgtaatatatggagatatacctatctcatagaactggaatggaccctgaaaggtcgtcgcgtccagccccctgccttcactagcaggaccaagtactgattttgccccagatccctaagtggccccctcacagattgaactcataaccctgggtttagcagcccaatgctcaaaccactgcacACCAAGCACCATTCTGGTAGCTTCTGAGCCAGACCCACAATCCCCAGGCTTGGATTCACTAACTACTACTTTAGAGCCATTTAAATACCATCCCAGTAGTAAGAACCCAACCCTGGGGCTGTTTAGTAACAGCTGAGTGGCTAAGTCCCACAAAGCACAGCCCATGAGTGACAGCTTCAGCAACAAGCAGCAGAGCCCTTGGCTATCAGCGCTCACTCCATCTGTGCCAGCACCTCTTAGCTGAGGGTCGCCGGGAGCTTCGCAGCTATGGATGACTCAAGCGCCCTGGAGTAGCGTAAGGTCCCTGTTCGGTGTTGGGCACAGAGCCACATTGCTACTAGCACTCTTTACAGACACGGGAAGGCAATTGCGTGATTTATTTTGGAGCAGTTTCCCTGCAGTACTTTGTCCTGTCCCCTCGCCTCAGGAATGTCTGGACTCTTGGAAACATTTGCTATTTATTTCTTGTGTTTCTGCCTGGTGCCCCTGGTGTCATGTTCCTGTACCGGGGACGGACGGGCTGCAGAGCTTGTGTCTGCCCCAGAGGCACTCCAGATCTGCTCCTCATGAGCTCAGTCAATGCAGTGACACGTTCGCTTAGAAAACATTTGACACAGGTTTcgcctagtggctgaacagtgcaATACAGTTTAACATTCCACTACCACTGCTCTAGAGGCTCTCGCGGGCAGGGCCCAGTGAGGCAGGGGCACGTCTGTTcttctggggcaggggagtgcgAATACATCCAGTCAAATGGGATCCATGAAAATTGCTGTAATCCAGCTGGTGCTAAGTGGCAAACCCCACCCTCAGGTTACATAAACATTCTTTCCGGAAGCGGCTAAGGGGTGCCCCCTGTTGGCAGCTAGCCAGATGGTGTCCCAGAGAGGAAGTGGTGTAGGGGCAGTGCTAGGAGTTGGGAACTCTCTCATGGAAGAAGCTGCCCAGACTCAACTCCCCCAACCCCTTCATTCCTCTTCCAGCCTTGGGTGCCCTGTAGAGGGAAGCAACCTTCCAGCACTCATctgccagggaggggaagggagcgaTCGGTGACTCTGCCTCACCCGGCAGAAAGTGTGAAACAATCCTGCTGCCCGGAAATAGCCCAGCCCCTGCTGAACAGAATACGAACTTTTTAAACAATTATGTTTCTAGCTTTTATGGTTGTATGGAAACCAAATGAATGTGGGTATCCCCATCCCAAACTGCCTCCCCTGTGGCTCAGACACTCAGCTCCCACAATGTAGTTCTGCATTTTCAATACAAAACTCTGCAGTACCTTGAAATCTGAAAATTATGGAGCAGCCTAAAATAATCTGAATATTATGATAATCAAtagtgagtgtgtgtgggaggagaggggatttTTGCTGATTGAATTATTTCACACGACAGCTTTTATTAATCTGATGCTACTCTAATGGCTCTGAATCAGTTTTGCAGAATCTAGGGGCTTTGTACAGGACTCAGGTCGAGCATGATGCAGAACAAAGACAGGCCTTGATTAGCTGCAGGTCACACACTGCTTCTGCGATGTGTGACTCCCTGAAACCACCTTCTGCTCTATCAGCCAGGCAGAGAAGCCTAGCGTTATATTTCCAAACATGTGCAAcagatttgcacatgcaaaatatGCAGTTGTGACTGCCCACATGCAGTTCGTGAGTTACTGTCTGTCTGTCAAGAGCGTTGAAGACTAGAAGTGCTAAAAATGGCTGTAATTGTTCGTTTTGAAATGCAGCCAGCGGCTAAGGCTGATACCATGAGTGCTGGCCATTTGTCTGTCTCCAATATCACATGCCCTGCCGTCTGCAGCTGCGTAGTGTTTGCCCATGTCAGGATATTTTCATCTGCAGTGTAAGTGATTCTCTTGAGTTCCAATGCGATGCACATCTCAGAGCGGCAGGTCCAGCGGCGCAGTCTGATGAGCTCTGTCCGTGCTCAGCTTACAGAGACACAAACCTAGCATTCTAGATTAGCTTGTATCCTATTCCCTCCTTACTTTGCCATTTAGCTTCAGAGACATGGCAGAGAGCCTTGCTAGCAATGGTAGCTGTGAAAGGagtccctctgccccatcccctggctCCTTACACAGCTGCCAAATCTAACAAGCCATTTCCCTTGGAAGTGTGAGGAGGAGCCATCACAGTCAGAGCAGAGCAGGAGTCACCCCCCAGCTCTCACCTCAGCCTGGACCTCACTGCCTGCCTGGGGAAGCATATTCCCTCTTCTGGCTCCCTAGAGCCTTCCTCAGGGCCCCCTTCACTTCCTGGTTGCGCAGGCTGTAGATGAGTGGGTTCAGCATGGGGGTGACAATGCAGTACAGCGTGGACACCAGGGTGTCCACCCCCATGGAGTAGCCTGCACTGGGGCGATTGTAGTTGAGGTTGGCCATCCCAAAGTATATTGTGACGACAATCAGGTGTGCAGCgcaggtggagaaggccttgCACCTTCCTGTGTTGGAGCGGATCCTGAGGATGGCTACCAGGATGTAGAGGTAGGAGATGACAATGAGCAGAAACGGGCTCAGGCCCACAAAGACACTAGCAGCATGAAGCGCCATTTCATTGACATAGGTGTCACTGCAGGCGATCttcagcaggggagggacatCACAGAAGATGTGGTGAAGCTGGTTGGCGCCACAGAAGGATAAGCTGGAGGCCATGAAGGTATGTATGGCTGAGTCCAGGAGACCCCAGAGCCAGGACCCCATGGCAAGTGGGACGCACACCCTCCGGCTCATGATGTCAGTGTAGCGCAGGGGGTTGCAGATGGCTACGTACCGGTCATAGGCCATGACGGCTAGGAGCACGCACTCGGCTCCCGCGCATGACATCAGGAAGAACATCTGGGCCATGCACTCGCAGTAGGAGATGGTCTCCTGCTCACGCAGGAAGTTCACCAGGATCTTGGGGACTGTGACTGACGAGAAGCAAATATCCAAGCAGGATAAGTGGCTGAGTAAAAAGTACATGGGGCTGTGAAGATGGGAATCCAGCTGGATGAGGGTGAATATCATGGAATTCCCCACCAGGGTGACGAGGTAGATCGCCAGGAATACCAGGAAGAGGAAGGCCTGGCCATGGAGAAGGCTGGAGAAGCCCAGGAAGATGAACTCTGTCACCTGTGTCTGATTCTCCTGTTCCATGAGGCCAGTAAAGTttgtctgtggggggagggacaggaagaGAGAAGAGACTGGGAGTGAGTCAGGAATTCAGAGCTAAACCACCTTCAGCAGCACAATTTCACATGCAGAAGGGCTGGacacttaaggtatgtctacactgcggttAGACACCTGGGGCTGGCCACTGCCAGCTCACTTgtgctcacagggcttgggctgtgggactgtttcactgcagtgtagacatccaggcccaggctggagcccagggatcTGGGACCGTGTGAGGTAGGAGGGTTCCAAAGCTCAGACTGCAGCCTGTACAGGAAGGTCTATGCAGCAATCAAacagccccgtgagcctgagtcagctggcatggggccAGCCATGGgcgtctaattgcaatgtagacataccttgaatCTGCCAGGAGCTTCCACCCCCACAATCCTCCAATAGTTTTGTCCTTCCTGAGCCCTGTGTCTTACAGAACGATCAGGTTCCTAGTCAGGATTGGGACCACATTGTGCAGGGCACGTATGCAGGGAGGAGTGCATGGTAGGCCAGTGCCCTGCCTGAGCTGACAGCCTGTtaattggtctagcttcagctATTCCAGCCACTGGCTCTTGATATGCCTTggcctgctagattaaagagtcagCTAcagtcaaatatttgttcccccatgTGGGTGCTACTTTCCTTGTTCCTAAGTGCATGACGTTACATTTGGCCATATGAAGCTTTCCCATTTACCAGGCAATCAAGTTTGCTCTAGATCAGTGAAAAGGCTCAACAATCATTCGAGGGCTGGGACTAAACTGGCCTGCACTAAGGGACTCAGGAGCTTGATTTATTTAGTTTaccaaaaagaaggttaagagcaACCTCGATTGCCAAGTGTGAGTACCTTCGTGGGGGGAATACTGCTAGTAAAGGGCAGCTGGCGGAGAAGGTGTAACAAGAACCAATGCATGGAAACTAAAGCCAGaccaattcaaattaaaaataaggctCCAATTTTAACAATGAGAATGattgaccattggaacaaactgcc
Coding sequences within it:
- the LOC128837632 gene encoding olfactory receptor 5V1-like, with the protein product MEQENQTQVTEFIFLGFSSLLHGQAFLFLVFLAIYLVTLVGNSMIFTLIQLDSHLHSPMYFLLSHLSCLDICFSSVTVPKILVNFLREQETISYCECMAQMFFLMSCAGAECVLLAVMAYDRYVAICNPLRYTDIMSRRVCVPLAMGSWLWGLLDSAIHTFMASSLSFCGANQLHHIFCDVPPLLKIACSDTYVNEMALHAASVFVGLSPFLLIVISYLYILVAILRIRSNTGRCKAFSTCAAHLIVVTIYFGMANLNYNRPSAGYSMGVDTLVSTLYCIVTPMLNPLIYSLRNQEVKGALRKALGSQKREYASPGRQ